The following DNA comes from Ignatzschineria indica.
GCTTTCTGATGAGCATCGATGTCAGTTCGATTTTTATCGATTGCATCTTTATTCTCAGCGATTGCCTTTTCGTTGACGCCGACTTGATCAGAAACATTTTTAAGATTCTCATTCGTAGTCTCAATGCTCTTTGTATTAGTCACGATACGATCATCTAATCCACTAATCGCTGTTTGATTCGCTTCAATATCAGTGCGGTTTTTAGCGATTGCTCGTGTATTATCCAGGACGTTCGAGTTAGTTTGGAAGAGCTGTGATCCATTCACGGCCTCGGTAGAATTTTCTGATACATCACCTTCCGCGACACCCGTTAAGGTACGAGCGGTTACTTTCCCTTCACTATCGATATTAGCAAAATCGAAAGTCGTGGCTGTTTTGCCGGCAATATTATCAATCACAAGCTTTTTACCATCTTCAGAGAGCTGCACAAGACCCGCTTTACCCGAAACAATACGGCTGTTGAGCGTGCTTAAACCATCATAAACGTTGTTGATCGGAGAGCTGGCACCAACAGCACCGGCAAAGTCGATCTCCTTCAACGTACCATCCGCATTTAACTGAGCGTTTTCACCCATTAAAGCTTTAGAATTCTGCTGATTTACAGTGTAAAGCTGTGCACCATTAATCACATCGGTAGAATTCTGCGCAATCTCCCCTGCCGTTAAACCGGTTATTTTACGGGTAACAACTTCGCCTTCACTATCGACACCACCAATATTAAATTGAGTGCGATCTGCGGCTAACTCAGGATTGAAAAGAATCTCCGAATTTTCACCTAAGACCAATAATCCCGCTTTTCCACCCAAAACAGATTGGATAGCAGTGCTATTTTTAGCGATATCATTGGTATTTTTGGAGGTTTGTTCAGTAACTGTCTTGATATCTTCCTGGTTTTTGGCAATAGCTCCTGTATTCGTCTCTATATCTTTTCCAAGAGACGTAATGCCCGCTTCATTTGTCGTTACTCGAGAACCGAGAGATTCTATACTGGACTCATTGTCGGTAACTCTCTTAGTAACATTATTTAGATTCTCATTCGTAGTTTTGATGGTTTCAGTATTCGCTGTTACGCGCCCATCTAACTTACCAAATGCTTCTTGATTCGCTTTTTGATGGGTTTCGATATCTTGCTTATTCTGAGCAATTGCATCTTTATTCTCAGCTACACTCTTATTAGTTTTGTTGAGCTGTGATCCATTCACCGCATCTGTAGAGTTTTCTGATACATCACCGGCCGCGACACCCGTTAAGGTGCGAGGGGCCACTTTCCCTTCGCTATCGATATTAGCAAAATCGAAAGCTGTTGCTGTTTTGCCGGCAACATTATCAATCACGAGCTTTTTACCATCTTCAGAGAGCTGCACAAGACCCGCTTTCCCCGAAACAATACGGCTGTTGAGCGTGCTTAAACCATCATAAACACTGTTCACCGGCGAGCTGGCACCAACGGCATCAGCAAAGTCGATCTCCTTCAACGTGCCATCCGCATTTAACTGAGCCTTTTTACCCATTAAAGCGTTAGAATTCTGCTGATTTACAGTGTAAAGCTGTGCGCCATTAATCGCATCGGTAGAATTCTGCGCAATCTCCCCTGCCGTTAAACCGGTTATTTTACGGGTAACAACTTCGCCTTCACTATCGACACCACCGATATTAAATTGAGTGCGATCTGCGGCTAAATCAGGATTGAAAACAATCTCCGAATTTTCACCTAAGACCAATAATCCCGCTTTTCCACTCATCACAGATTGGATAGCAGTGCTATTTTTAGCGATATCATTCGTATTCGTCGTAACACGACCATCTAACTTACCAAATGCTTCCTGATTCGCTTTCTGATGAGCATCGATATCGGCGCGGTTTTGATCTATATCCGTGCGATTCTGAGCGATATTCCCTTCGTTTTTGGAAACTTGATCAGAAACTATCGTGATATCTTGCTTGTTTTGAGCAATCGCATCTGTATTTGTCTTCACACGACCATCCAAGTCGCTAATCGCTTCTTGGTTCGCTTTCTGATGGGTTTCGATATCTTGCTTATTCTGAGCAATCGCATCTGCATTTGTCTTCACACGGCCATCCAAGCCGCTAATCGCTTCTTGATTTACTTTCTGATGAGCATCGATATCAGTTCGATTTTTTGCAATCGCATCTTTATTCTCAGCTACACTCTTATTAGTTTTGTTGAGCTGTGATCCATTCACCGCATCTGTAGAGTTTTCTGATACATCACCGACCGCGATACCGGTTAAGGTACGAGCGGTTACTTTCCCTTCACTATCGACATTGGCAAAATCGAAAATAGTAGCTGTTTTACCGGCAACATTATCAATCACAAGCTTTTTACCATCTTCAGAGAGCTGCACAAGACCCGCTTTACCCGAAACAATACGGCTGTTGAGCGTGCTTAAACCATCATAAACACTGTTCACCGGCGAGCTGGCACCAACGGCACCGGCAAAGTCGATATCCTTCAACGTGCCATCCGCATTTAACTGAGCTTTTTTACCCATTAAAGCTTTAGAGTTCTGCTGATTTACAGTGTAAAGCTGTGCACCATTAATCGCATCGGTAGAATTCTGCGCAATCTCCCCTGCCGTTAAACCGGTTATTTTACGGGTAACAACTTCGCCTTCACTATCGACACCACCGATATTAAATTGAGTGCGATCTGCGGCTAAATCAGGATTGAAAAGAATCTCCGAATTTTCACCTAAGACCAATAACCCTGCTTTTCCACTCATCACAGATTGGATATCTTGCTTGTTCTGAGTGATATTAGTCTCATTTTTTGAAACTCGACCTGAAACATCAGTAATATCTTGCTTATTTTGGGCGATGTCCTTTGCATTATTTTCCACACTTTTACTGATGGATGTTATCTGCTCTTCAGTAATCGCAACCCTATTCCCAACTGCATTAAGGCTCTTACTTACAAGATTAATATCATTTCTATTCGCAGCTACATCTTGATTCGTTTTATCAAGCTGTGATCCATTCACAGCTTCTTTAGAGGTAGATGAAAGTTCACCATCTGCAATGTTAATGAGTTTTCGCTGTAATTCACCATTCCCGAAGGAAACAGCATTCTCAACTGTAACTGTGGAGCTTGCCCCTATTGCAACACTATTTTTAGCTGTACTAGTAGCTTGATTCCCTATAGCGATACTATTTTGTACCGTTGACTTTGCCTTATTACCTAAAGCAATAGCTTTATCACCTGAGGCATCACTATTATCTCCAACTGAAACAGCTCGATTTCCTGTTTGGGTACCCCACCGATAGCAATAGCTCCTTCATTTGATTTAGCCTTATTACCTATAGCAATCCCCCCTTCATTTTTAGAAATCGCTCCAGGACCTATAGCAACTGTGACTGGAGCGCTTGCTTGAGCTCCTTGTCCAATGCTAATTTGAGTTTCATTTTCTAATAGACCTGCAAAGGTCGTTGGAGTCTCTAAATATTTCACTCCAGCAACTACGTCTATTTCATTTTGGCCTTCTTTCTCCATATCAGAAATATTTTGAATATCCTCTTCTGAGTCAGAAAAATTATTTTGAATAGCGTCTTGAGCAAATGCTACTGTTCCTTGAGAGATAAATAGTAGACTTAAACCTAACGTAACTAATTTCGATAAAGATTTACCTTTCTTTCTTTGAGAAGATAGTTCTGAAACAACTACATAAGCTTGTTTAACATAACTCCAAATAACTTTATAAATCCTATTCATAATCCTATTCACCACTTACATATCAGGACAATATATTTCAAAACCGATTCTAATAACGACTATTAGACAGAAAGAGACAATAATTAAAACAATCTGTGAGTGTAGGATTTTATTTTAAAAACTATTAATCTCATAAGAGATTTACATAATATTACAAAGTAAAATGAGTGTGGGAATTAACTCTAATAGAGAATTTAAGGTTAGGGACTTATCTCCATAGTAAAAAAGCAAATAAAAACAGATGGTTATATTTATTAATTTCTTTGAAATTATATTAATAAAAGATCACCAATAGCAGAAAACATTAAATATTCATAAATCTTAATTATGATATTTACATTTATTTAAGAATCAAAGCTTTCAAAACGTTATAAAAAAAACAAATGATAGCAACTCATTAATTAAAAATATCATTTTATAAGCTCTTCATATTTTTAATGCACAATCGATATTTTTGGCTATAAAATAAGATCCCTTTTTTAGATGTGAAAGATTATAAGTCGTTAGTGATTATCATCTATAGGAAAAAGATCGCTACTGCTTCACTTCAGAAACATCATCACACTATTGCAAAACAGACATTGAAAAATAGATATCAGATAATGAAAAATAGATCCTTAACTTATCTCTCATTAACCGCCACTTTCTCTTTACTCCTAAGTGCTTGTGGCACATTTCCACAACAATCTTATGGAATCTACGATACGCCGATGCCATCAACCGAGATCTCATTCCCTACGGAAGAGCGCACAATTGTAATCTACGATACGCCGGCAATCATTATGCCTACAGGCAATTATGGGGAAGTACATACAACCAAATCGAGTAAAACCTCCGGCGATAGTCAAACTCAAACAGAAGGCGGATGCATCACCAATGAATCTCACGATTTTCATACGAATGGGATCAGTACTACGCGCAAAAGCAACTGTAATAGTAGCTCTCAAACACGCAGCAATAGCAAGACACGTTCTACATCAAGTAGCGTAGGTTTTAATGTCGATGGCCCCGTCGGTGCCGCATTGGGCATGATTCGTCAAATGGAGGAGATCAACAATATCCAAGAACAGAATGCCAATGAGATGTTTAAAGCTTTTGGATTTTAAAGTTATAGATTTAGTTATAGCTCTAGTTGAAGGTTCAAAATTAAAAAACATCCTTCCCGATAATATCATTTCAAATATTTACTAATCTTGAATCATCCGCAATGAATCATTTCAGCGGATGATCTCAACCAATGATTTATTGCAGATATAATAAAAAACCCCTAGCGAATGCTAAGGGTTTTAAGATTGGCGGAGGCGGTGGGATTCGAACTCACGAACGGTTTAACCCGTTGCCGGTTTTCAAGACCGGTGCCTTCAACCACTCGGCCACGCCTCCATAGGTAAGAATGAATATTATAATGAAAAGTTATGACTTCGCAACCTATTTTTCATTCTCACTGCTTTTTTGACCGCTAATTAATCAATCGTCACAATACGAAGGCAGTTTGTACCACCTTGTTGGAAATTGAAAGAACCGAAGGTAACTAAGATACGATCCCCTGATTCCACCGCATTTTCTGCTTTTAAGACACTCACCACTTGACGTTGAATCTCATCATCGGGAGAAGGTTTAAAATCATAGAAAATTGGGGTTACACCACGGCAAATCGTCAAACGTCCACATGTATCTTGATTACGGGTAATACCATAGATCGGTAAATCCGTCGTAATACGACTCATCAAGAGCGCTGTCGTTCCTGTCTCTGTTAA
Coding sequences within:
- a CDS encoding ESPR domain-containing protein; the protein is MNRIYKVIWSYVKQAYVVVSELSSQRKKGKSLSKLVTLGLSLLFISQGTVAFAQDAIQNNFSDSEEDIQNISDMEKEGQNEIDVVAGVKYLETPTTFAGLLENETQISIGQGAQASAPVTVAIGPGAISKNEGGIAIGNKAKSNEGAIAIGGVPKQEIELFQLEIIVMPQVIKLLL